A window from Peromyscus eremicus chromosome 1, PerEre_H2_v1, whole genome shotgun sequence encodes these proteins:
- the Znf274 gene encoding neurotrophin receptor-interacting factor homolog isoform X2: MLENYNNMVSVEHHFSKPNVISQLEEVEDFWPVEREIPQDIFPESSGPSLDPGINSFPDESPLMKPSLDPGINSFPDENPLMKINVVEVLTLNKDVAGPRNALIQSLYLESGEDLSLGNLEPSQQPSKHLTDAEVAHQKFRHFQYEESDDPQKAVSQLRELCHQWLQPSTHSKKHILELLVLEQFLNALPEKLRVWVESQSPEDCQAAVTLVENVTSVSKEDAQLACHNEATDRLKEKKKDMATLPVTIPPEEPVTFQDVAVDFNQEEWQLLGPVQRTEYHDVMLETLGNLVSVGWEPTLGNKELSPKSPSSMVEPIRDPKPKNFSSNGTQSTVTENISPNEVQEIHTTESNQAEVVEENDLPQEEISESPQSQGQIRLHTSQDSLDEVLPRKHLHVKSNQKGFGKRKAKKKHISMTRDSPIRNQQKGSVVCQVRDGRNSMTHSSSGKNPQQSYEQGKVGDSRDPIILIAPAKIYQQATGSEAGGRVRDSSNAMEPDASIKIHQESAEWGKIGKSSKSMTQGSAIQNHKMVSGLGRARDRNSSLARASPVKILQKDCERSKVRGNRNSLKHVRINQKDSNGGRVGEMSTSIKHSPHIKIHLKTSERGKGRETNTSIKYGPHVKTYQKGSEEGTTRRANNCNKALSHHAQQIFFIKIHKGSQVCRCSECGKLFQNARYFSVHKKIHTGERPYKCMACGKAFVQSSSLTQHYRIHSGERPFECSECGRTFNDRSAISQHLRTHTGAKPYHCQQCGKAFRQSSHLTRHQRTHTGERPYVCTKCGRAFTQSSHLIGHQKTHGIKFKKRQSKLQS, encoded by the exons AATCTTCTGGGCCTTCTTTGGACCCTGGAATAAATTCCTTTCCTGATGAGAGTCCCTTGATGAAGCCTTCTCTGGACCCTGGAATAAATTCCTTTCCTGATGAGAATCCCTTGATGAAGATCAACGTTGTTGAGGTCCTTACACTGAACAAGGATGTGGCCGGTCCCCGGAATGCCCTGATTCAATCCCTCTATTTGGAAAGTGGAGAAGACCTGAGCCTGGGTAACCTTGAGCCATCTCAACAACCAAGCAAGCATTTGACTGACGCTGAAGTCGCTCACCAAAAGTTCCGACATTTCCAGTATGAAGAGTCAGATGATCCCCAGAAGGCTGTGTCTCAGCTTCGTGAGCTGTGTCACCAGTGGCTGCAGCCCAGTACACATTCAAAGAAACATATCCTGGAGCTACTGGTGCTTGAGCAGTTCCTCAATGCACTGCCTGAGAAGTTGCGGGTGTGGGTGGAATCACAGAGCCCAGAGGATTGCCAAGCAGCAGTGACCCTGGTGGAGAATGTGACCTCAGTGTCTAAGGAAGATG CTCAGCTTGCCTGCCATAATGAGGCCACTGATcgactgaaagagaaaaagaaggacatGGCCACCTTACCAGTTACTATACCACCTGAG GAGCCAGTAACCTTCCAGGATGTGGCTGTGGACTTCAATCAGGAGGAATGGCAGCTACTGGGTCCAGTGCAGAGGACTGAGTATCatgatgtgatgctggagaccttgGGCAACTTGGTCTCAGTGG GGTGGGAGCctacactgggaaacaaagagttAAGTCCAAAATCACCCAGTTCTATGGTAGAACCAATTCGtgacccaaaaccaaaaaacttctcAAGTAATGGTACCCAGTCCACTGTTACTGAAAATATCTCACCAAATGAGGTGCAAGAAATCCATACCACAGAATCAAATCAAGCGGAGGTTGTAGAGGAAAACGACCTCCCTCAGGAGGAGATCTCTGAAAGCCCCCAGTCACAGGGGCAAATTAGGCTTCACACAAGCCAGGACTCACTCGATGAAGTTCTTCCTAGAAAGCACTTGCATGTAAAAAGTAACCAGAAGGGCTTTGGAAagaggaaagccaagaaaaaacacatTTCCATGACACGAGATTCACCCATAAGAAATCAGCAAAAGGGCTCTGTGGTATGCCAAGTCAGAGATGGCCGCAATTCCATGACACATAGTTCTTCTGGAAAAAACCCTCAGCAGAGTTATGAGCAGGGTAAAGTTGGGGACAGCAGAGATCCCATTATACTCATAGCACCTGCAAAAATTTACCAGCAAGCCACTGGCTCTGAAGCGGGGGGCAGAGTCAGGGACAGTAGCAATGCCATGGAACCTGATGCATCTATAAAAATTCACCAGGAAAGTGCTGAATGGGGTAAAATTGGGAAAAGCAGCAAGTCCATGACACAAGGTTCAGCTATACAAAATCACAAGATGGTGTCTGGGTTAGGAAGAGCCAGGGACAGGAACAGTTCCTTGGCACGTGCTTCCCCTGTAAAAATTCTCCAGAAAGACTGTGAAAGGAGTAAAGTCCGAGGAAACAGGAATTCCTTGAAACATGTAAGAATTAACCAGAAGGATTCTAATGGTGGAAGAGTCGGGGAAATGAGTACTTCCATAAAGCACAGTCCCCATATAAAAATTCACCTGAAGACCTCTGAAAGAGGGAAAGGCAGGGAAACTAACACTTCCATAAAATATGGTCCCCATGTGAAAACTTACCAGAAGGGTTCTGAAGAGGGGACTACTAGGAGGGCCAACAACTGTAACAAAGCCCTCAGCCATCATGCTCAGCAGATATTCTTTATAAAAATCCATAAGGGGAGCCAAGTTTGCCGGTGCAGTGAATGTGGCAAACTATTCCAGAATGCGAGGTATTTTTCTGTCCATAAAAAGATCCACACAGGAGAACGGCCTTACAAGTGTATGGCCTGTGGGAAAGCATTTGTTCAGAGCTCCTCCCTCACACAGCACTATAGAATTCATAGTGGAGAGAGACCATTTGAGTGTTCAGAGTGTGGGAGGACCTTCAATGACCGCTCAGCCATCTCTCAACACTTGAGAACTCATACTGGGGCTAAGCCCTACCATTGTCaacaatgtgggaaagccttccgCCAGAGTTCCCACCTTACCAGGCATCAGAGAACTCACACTGGGGAGCGCCCATATGTGTGCACCAAGTGTGGGAGGGCTTTCACTCAGAGCTCACACCTTATTGGGCATCAGAAAACACACGGGATTAAGTTCAAGAAGAGGCAATCCAAACTGCAGTCCTAG
- the Znf274 gene encoding neurotrophin receptor-interacting factor homolog isoform X1 yields MASTLPTVWPHEPVKFEDVSLTFTKEEWAQLEFQQKCLYKEIMLENYNNMVSVEHHFSKPNVISQLEEVEDFWPVEREIPQDIFPESSGPSLDPGINSFPDESPLMKPSLDPGINSFPDENPLMKINVVEVLTLNKDVAGPRNALIQSLYLESGEDLSLGNLEPSQQPSKHLTDAEVAHQKFRHFQYEESDDPQKAVSQLRELCHQWLQPSTHSKKHILELLVLEQFLNALPEKLRVWVESQSPEDCQAAVTLVENVTSVSKEDAQLACHNEATDRLKEKKKDMATLPVTIPPEEPVTFQDVAVDFNQEEWQLLGPVQRTEYHDVMLETLGNLVSVGWEPTLGNKELSPKSPSSMVEPIRDPKPKNFSSNGTQSTVTENISPNEVQEIHTTESNQAEVVEENDLPQEEISESPQSQGQIRLHTSQDSLDEVLPRKHLHVKSNQKGFGKRKAKKKHISMTRDSPIRNQQKGSVVCQVRDGRNSMTHSSSGKNPQQSYEQGKVGDSRDPIILIAPAKIYQQATGSEAGGRVRDSSNAMEPDASIKIHQESAEWGKIGKSSKSMTQGSAIQNHKMVSGLGRARDRNSSLARASPVKILQKDCERSKVRGNRNSLKHVRINQKDSNGGRVGEMSTSIKHSPHIKIHLKTSERGKGRETNTSIKYGPHVKTYQKGSEEGTTRRANNCNKALSHHAQQIFFIKIHKGSQVCRCSECGKLFQNARYFSVHKKIHTGERPYKCMACGKAFVQSSSLTQHYRIHSGERPFECSECGRTFNDRSAISQHLRTHTGAKPYHCQQCGKAFRQSSHLTRHQRTHTGERPYVCTKCGRAFTQSSHLIGHQKTHGIKFKKRQSKLQS; encoded by the exons AATCTTCTGGGCCTTCTTTGGACCCTGGAATAAATTCCTTTCCTGATGAGAGTCCCTTGATGAAGCCTTCTCTGGACCCTGGAATAAATTCCTTTCCTGATGAGAATCCCTTGATGAAGATCAACGTTGTTGAGGTCCTTACACTGAACAAGGATGTGGCCGGTCCCCGGAATGCCCTGATTCAATCCCTCTATTTGGAAAGTGGAGAAGACCTGAGCCTGGGTAACCTTGAGCCATCTCAACAACCAAGCAAGCATTTGACTGACGCTGAAGTCGCTCACCAAAAGTTCCGACATTTCCAGTATGAAGAGTCAGATGATCCCCAGAAGGCTGTGTCTCAGCTTCGTGAGCTGTGTCACCAGTGGCTGCAGCCCAGTACACATTCAAAGAAACATATCCTGGAGCTACTGGTGCTTGAGCAGTTCCTCAATGCACTGCCTGAGAAGTTGCGGGTGTGGGTGGAATCACAGAGCCCAGAGGATTGCCAAGCAGCAGTGACCCTGGTGGAGAATGTGACCTCAGTGTCTAAGGAAGATG CTCAGCTTGCCTGCCATAATGAGGCCACTGATcgactgaaagagaaaaagaaggacatGGCCACCTTACCAGTTACTATACCACCTGAG GAGCCAGTAACCTTCCAGGATGTGGCTGTGGACTTCAATCAGGAGGAATGGCAGCTACTGGGTCCAGTGCAGAGGACTGAGTATCatgatgtgatgctggagaccttgGGCAACTTGGTCTCAGTGG GGTGGGAGCctacactgggaaacaaagagttAAGTCCAAAATCACCCAGTTCTATGGTAGAACCAATTCGtgacccaaaaccaaaaaacttctcAAGTAATGGTACCCAGTCCACTGTTACTGAAAATATCTCACCAAATGAGGTGCAAGAAATCCATACCACAGAATCAAATCAAGCGGAGGTTGTAGAGGAAAACGACCTCCCTCAGGAGGAGATCTCTGAAAGCCCCCAGTCACAGGGGCAAATTAGGCTTCACACAAGCCAGGACTCACTCGATGAAGTTCTTCCTAGAAAGCACTTGCATGTAAAAAGTAACCAGAAGGGCTTTGGAAagaggaaagccaagaaaaaacacatTTCCATGACACGAGATTCACCCATAAGAAATCAGCAAAAGGGCTCTGTGGTATGCCAAGTCAGAGATGGCCGCAATTCCATGACACATAGTTCTTCTGGAAAAAACCCTCAGCAGAGTTATGAGCAGGGTAAAGTTGGGGACAGCAGAGATCCCATTATACTCATAGCACCTGCAAAAATTTACCAGCAAGCCACTGGCTCTGAAGCGGGGGGCAGAGTCAGGGACAGTAGCAATGCCATGGAACCTGATGCATCTATAAAAATTCACCAGGAAAGTGCTGAATGGGGTAAAATTGGGAAAAGCAGCAAGTCCATGACACAAGGTTCAGCTATACAAAATCACAAGATGGTGTCTGGGTTAGGAAGAGCCAGGGACAGGAACAGTTCCTTGGCACGTGCTTCCCCTGTAAAAATTCTCCAGAAAGACTGTGAAAGGAGTAAAGTCCGAGGAAACAGGAATTCCTTGAAACATGTAAGAATTAACCAGAAGGATTCTAATGGTGGAAGAGTCGGGGAAATGAGTACTTCCATAAAGCACAGTCCCCATATAAAAATTCACCTGAAGACCTCTGAAAGAGGGAAAGGCAGGGAAACTAACACTTCCATAAAATATGGTCCCCATGTGAAAACTTACCAGAAGGGTTCTGAAGAGGGGACTACTAGGAGGGCCAACAACTGTAACAAAGCCCTCAGCCATCATGCTCAGCAGATATTCTTTATAAAAATCCATAAGGGGAGCCAAGTTTGCCGGTGCAGTGAATGTGGCAAACTATTCCAGAATGCGAGGTATTTTTCTGTCCATAAAAAGATCCACACAGGAGAACGGCCTTACAAGTGTATGGCCTGTGGGAAAGCATTTGTTCAGAGCTCCTCCCTCACACAGCACTATAGAATTCATAGTGGAGAGAGACCATTTGAGTGTTCAGAGTGTGGGAGGACCTTCAATGACCGCTCAGCCATCTCTCAACACTTGAGAACTCATACTGGGGCTAAGCCCTACCATTGTCaacaatgtgggaaagccttccgCCAGAGTTCCCACCTTACCAGGCATCAGAGAACTCACACTGGGGAGCGCCCATATGTGTGCACCAAGTGTGGGAGGGCTTTCACTCAGAGCTCACACCTTATTGGGCATCAGAAAACACACGGGATTAAGTTCAAGAAGAGGCAATCCAAACTGCAGTCCTAG